One Campylobacter sp. RM16192 genomic region harbors:
- the glmS gene encoding glutamine--fructose-6-phosphate transaminase (isomerizing), translating to MCGIVGYIGSGEKRDIILNGLKELEYRGYDSAGMAVMSENEINYFKAVGKLENLAQKTKDFSSIGKGVAIGHTRWATHGKPTEINAHPHFGEHSFVVHNGIIENYKEIKDELEAKGIKFLSQTDTEVIVHLFEANLKELDDLFKAYEKTISRLQGAYATLLITKLAPNKIFFAKDAAPMAIAKGENNELFFASSDAALIGIAKEVMYLDDKNYGFISIDEIKIYKHAQAISPAFVPLPRDKSYAQKEGYRFFMEKEIYEQSTVVAECMMGRIKNKNIELEGLSNEYLANIDDIVLCACGTSYHAALTASYLFERLADLRAKVEIASEFRYRKPKLNKNSLFIVISQSGETADTLEALKIAKDTGLKTLAICNVDNSSIVRLADTTLLTRAGIEKGVASTKAFATQLILLWMLALQSANARKSITKEDLESEINALLHVPTILNISTNLQEKIRRLSKHYLHGHGFFFIGRDIFYPLALEGALKLKEISYLHAEGYPSGEMKHGPIALADERLFTIALMPKNSLYEKTKSNVEELAARDAYILAISPQEFELSDDFIKTSEQSHVMSEFFEMMIILQIFALEIAVRLGNDVDMPRNLAKSVTVE from the coding sequence ATGTGTGGAATAGTAGGCTACATAGGTAGCGGTGAAAAAAGAGATATTATTTTAAACGGACTAAAAGAGCTTGAATACCGCGGATACGACAGTGCCGGTATGGCGGTAATGAGCGAAAACGAGATAAATTATTTTAAAGCGGTTGGAAAACTTGAAAATTTGGCTCAAAAGACAAAGGACTTTAGCTCTATAGGCAAAGGCGTAGCCATAGGGCACACTCGCTGGGCTACCCATGGGAAACCAACAGAAATAAACGCTCATCCACATTTTGGCGAGCACTCTTTCGTAGTGCATAACGGAATTATAGAAAATTATAAAGAGATTAAAGATGAGCTTGAGGCTAAAGGCATAAAATTCTTAAGCCAAACAGATACCGAGGTCATAGTTCATCTATTTGAAGCCAATTTAAAAGAGCTTGATGACCTATTTAAGGCGTATGAAAAGACAATATCAAGACTTCAAGGAGCCTACGCGACTCTGCTTATCACAAAGCTTGCTCCTAATAAGATATTTTTTGCTAAAGACGCTGCGCCTATGGCTATAGCAAAAGGCGAAAATAACGAGCTATTTTTCGCATCTTCTGATGCCGCACTAATAGGAATAGCAAAAGAGGTGATGTATTTAGATGACAAAAACTACGGATTTATAAGCATTGATGAGATAAAAATATATAAGCATGCCCAAGCTATCTCACCTGCTTTCGTGCCACTTCCAAGAGACAAGAGCTATGCTCAAAAAGAGGGGTATAGATTCTTTATGGAAAAAGAAATTTACGAACAAAGCACCGTAGTTGCAGAGTGCATGATGGGACGAATCAAAAACAAAAATATAGAGCTTGAAGGACTTAGTAACGAATATCTGGCAAATATCGATGATATAGTGCTTTGTGCATGCGGAACAAGCTATCATGCAGCACTTACGGCCAGCTATCTCTTTGAGCGATTGGCCGACTTAAGAGCAAAAGTAGAAATAGCCAGCGAATTTCGCTACCGTAAGCCAAAGCTAAATAAAAATTCTCTATTTATAGTAATAAGCCAAAGCGGAGAGACGGCAGACACCCTAGAAGCGTTAAAAATCGCAAAAGATACCGGGCTAAAGACTCTGGCGATATGCAACGTCGATAACTCATCCATAGTTCGCTTGGCAGATACTACCTTACTAACTCGCGCCGGTATAGAAAAAGGCGTAGCCAGCACAAAGGCTTTTGCAACCCAACTAATACTTCTATGGATGCTTGCATTACAAAGCGCAAACGCTAGAAAAAGCATAACAAAAGAAGATCTTGAAAGCGAAATAAACGCCCTGCTTCATGTGCCTACCATACTAAATATCAGTACAAATTTACAGGAAAAAATCCGCCGCTTATCTAAACATTATCTTCATGGGCACGGATTTTTCTTTATTGGACGCGATATTTTCTATCCGCTTGCACTTGAGGGTGCTTTAAAACTAAAAGAAATTTCATATCTGCACGCAGAAGGCTATCCGTCAGGCGAAATGAAACACGGACCTATCGCGCTTGCGGACGAGAGATTATTCACTATAGCACTCATGCCAAAAAATAGCCTATACGAAAAGACAAAGAGTAATGTCGAAGAGCTTGCCGCAAGAGATGCCTACATCCTAGCAATTAGTCCGCAAGAATTTGAATTAAGCGATGATTTTATAAAAACAAGCGAACAATCTCATGTTATGAGCGAATTTTTTGAGATGATGATAATACTTCAAATTTTTGCTCTCGAAATCGCCGTTAGACTAGGCAATGATGTGGATATGCCAAGAAATCTTGCCAAAAGCGTTACTGTTGAATAA
- a CDS encoding HD domain-containing protein: MALRRERVNFLELENIRKKHQKNLKTEILKLQGKGFANFIAKDSDELIKLFTNAVLSDIFRDFLPDIDHIPLCVIATEKYGQSLISPNSVFEVLIVYKNIDGFNIRQILKLLHQALEDCGLNLNIKTIQLNEIFENFKNDFKAKASISKIRYISGSKNMYKLARSEIYKTREFNQKENLKYYIKSLGAFKDIKNLKQEPDLKSDFGGTNDIYYLNCALNGFDNEISFRTQALNFIDEKELSVLNLAIDFILCIKTAQNLSTGSDIFSSAYIDEITNLMQTKSKKTQETDSIISQKLLSCMHTVALYSRYLTASFYRSNFKSEMSFKQLKIARLKNGFYRIKDTLYTPLHKKSKGLNDVLVELLELNDMDYKFDTGAIFYIKRAEVLKSELEIYLANFKKILERKNSYCLLKALLDAEILPILVKPMEHTSHLAVFDGYHKFTVDEHCLLTVKHLENIKDKFIKNLYDELCGEGKIMLKLVALLHDVGKGLTGDHSVVGSNIFRAYAAKLELSQKAVNTGVVLVRYHTLMSDVANREDIYSQQTIFSFISKLGDKNVLKLLYIITYCVINATNDKFYTAYLAKLLRELYLISLESFDDENLLDEATRRAKKEHSLKRNSEFIGLDENLKEKIFKIPANLLFIKYQPLDIVNIASLAQNTQILDINTKNHPSFIIQIVSKFYPNLAILLSNLAHLDLAYMEIFELFDDKFYIKLDFNKNVKNSELETIRNLIEISLKSIDKASIDKPLILKDELNFDTNHSKDYAKLSINAKDQRGLMAYVMGVLENLDIKITSARIQTIKNRTRNLFLIEKSQKLYANESEILNLLISE; encoded by the coding sequence GTGGCTTTAAGAAGAGAGAGAGTTAATTTTTTAGAGCTAGAAAACATACGCAAAAAACATCAAAAAAATCTAAAAACAGAAATTTTAAAATTGCAAGGAAAAGGGTTTGCAAATTTTATAGCCAAAGATAGCGATGAACTCATAAAACTATTTACAAATGCTGTGCTTAGCGATATTTTTAGAGATTTTTTACCGGACATAGATCATATCCCACTTTGCGTCATAGCAACCGAAAAATACGGACAAAGTCTCATAAGCCCAAATTCCGTCTTTGAAGTTTTAATCGTATATAAAAATATAGATGGATTTAACATACGCCAAATTTTAAAACTTTTACATCAGGCATTAGAAGACTGCGGGCTAAATTTAAACATAAAGACAATTCAGCTTAATGAAATTTTCGAAAATTTTAAAAACGACTTTAAGGCAAAGGCTTCAATTAGTAAAATTCGCTATATATCCGGCTCAAAAAATATGTACAAACTTGCCAGAAGCGAAATTTATAAAACTAGAGAATTTAATCAAAAAGAGAATTTAAAATACTACATAAAATCTCTTGGAGCTTTTAAGGATATTAAAAATTTAAAGCAAGAGCCGGATCTTAAGAGTGACTTTGGCGGAACAAACGATATTTACTATCTAAATTGCGCATTAAACGGCTTTGATAACGAAATAAGCTTTAGAACGCAGGCACTTAATTTTATAGATGAAAAAGAGCTAAGCGTATTAAATTTAGCGATAGATTTTATATTGTGTATAAAAACAGCTCAAAATTTATCCACGGGCTCTGATATATTTAGCTCCGCTTATATCGACGAAATCACCAATCTAATGCAAACAAAGTCTAAAAAAACTCAAGAAACAGACAGTATAATCTCTCAAAAGTTGCTATCTTGCATGCATACCGTGGCTCTTTATTCAAGGTATCTTACCGCTTCTTTTTATAGATCGAATTTTAAAAGCGAGATGAGTTTTAAGCAGCTAAAAATAGCAAGGCTAAAAAATGGATTTTATAGAATAAAAGATACTCTTTATACTCCGCTTCATAAAAAATCAAAAGGATTAAATGATGTGCTGGTAGAACTTTTAGAACTTAATGATATGGATTATAAATTTGACACAGGAGCTATCTTTTATATAAAAAGAGCTGAAGTTTTAAAAAGCGAGCTTGAAATATATCTAGCGAATTTCAAAAAAATTTTAGAAAGAAAAAATAGCTACTGCCTGCTTAAAGCTCTGCTTGATGCTGAAATTTTGCCAATTTTAGTTAAGCCTATGGAGCACACAAGCCATCTTGCGGTATTTGACGGATATCATAAATTTACGGTTGACGAGCATTGCTTGCTTACAGTAAAACATCTAGAAAACATCAAGGATAAATTTATAAAGAACCTATATGACGAGCTTTGCGGCGAAGGCAAAATAATGCTAAAGCTTGTGGCCTTGCTTCACGATGTAGGCAAAGGACTAACAGGCGATCACAGCGTAGTTGGCTCAAATATCTTTAGGGCTTATGCTGCCAAACTTGAGTTAAGCCAAAAAGCGGTAAATACAGGGGTTGTCTTGGTTAGATACCATACTCTTATGAGCGATGTTGCAAACCGCGAGGATATCTACTCTCAGCAGACTATTTTTAGCTTTATATCAAAGCTTGGCGATAAAAATGTCTTAAAACTTCTGTATATCATTACTTATTGCGTTATCAACGCAACTAACGATAAATTTTATACAGCTTATCTTGCTAAACTTTTACGCGAATTATATCTGATATCTCTTGAAAGCTTTGATGACGAAAATCTACTTGACGAAGCCACAAGAAGAGCAAAAAAAGAGCATAGTCTAAAGAGAAATAGTGAATTTATAGGATTGGACGAGAATTTAAAGGAAAAAATCTTTAAAATTCCGGCAAATTTATTATTTATAAAATATCAGCCCTTAGATATAGTAAATATCGCCTCTTTAGCGCAAAATACGCAAATTTTAGATATAAACACTAAAAATCATCCAAGCTTTATTATCCAAATAGTCTCAAAATTCTATCCGAATCTAGCTATACTTTTATCAAATTTAGCTCATCTTGACCTTGCTTATATGGAAATTTTTGAGCTATTTGACGATAAATTTTATATCAAACTTGATTTTAATAAAAATGTCAAAAATAGCGAGTTAGAGACCATTAGAAATCTGATAGAAATTTCACTTAAAAGCATAGATAAAGCTAGCATTGATAAGCCACTGATTTTAAAAGATGAGCTAAATTTTGATACGAATCATTCAAAAGATTATGCTAAACTTTCGATAAATGCCAAAGATCAGCGTGGACTCATGGCTTATGTGATGGGGGTTTTGGAAAATCTAGACATAAAAATCACTAGTGCGAGAATTCAAACCATAAAAAATCGCACACGCAATCTATTTTTGATAGAAAAAAGCCAAAAGCTATATGCAAACGAGAGTGAAATTTTAAATTTATTGATAAGCGAGTAA
- the mqnE gene encoding aminofutalosine synthase MqnE, producing the protein MINLIEKLQSGDRLEASECFKLYDLDLFILGKFANLKRQKLHGKKAFFNLNRHINPTNICADVCKFCAFSSHRKNPNPYIMSHDEIMQIVEKSVENGAKEIHIVSAHNPNTSWQWYLEIFKKIKEIYPNLHVKALTAAEVDFLSRHHGLSYDEVIDKMIEYGVDSMPGGGAEIFDEDIRAKICKGKVGSKNWLEIHKKWHERGRLSNATMLFGHIEEPKHRIDHMLRIRDLQDMTNGFNAFIPLVYQKDNNFIKVSKFMGSVEILKTMAISRLVLDNVPHIKAYWATSTINLAMVAQEFGADDLDGTIQKESIQSAAGAKSASGMDMTNFIDLIRSSGLTPVERDSMYNEIKVY; encoded by the coding sequence TTGATAAATTTAATAGAAAAATTACAAAGTGGCGATAGGCTTGAAGCCAGTGAATGCTTTAAGCTATACGACCTTGATCTTTTTATATTGGGTAAATTTGCAAATTTAAAGCGCCAAAAACTGCATGGTAAAAAGGCCTTTTTTAATCTAAATCGTCATATTAATCCGACAAATATCTGTGCGGATGTATGTAAATTTTGCGCTTTCTCATCTCACAGGAAAAATCCAAATCCATATATAATGAGCCATGATGAGATTATGCAAATAGTAGAAAAAAGCGTAGAAAATGGAGCAAAAGAGATACATATAGTATCGGCTCACAATCCAAATACATCTTGGCAATGGTATCTAGAAATTTTTAAAAAGATAAAAGAGATATATCCAAATTTGCACGTTAAGGCTTTAACGGCCGCAGAGGTTGATTTCTTGTCTCGTCATCATGGACTAAGCTACGATGAGGTTATAGACAAGATGATAGAGTACGGCGTAGATAGCATGCCTGGCGGTGGAGCTGAGATATTTGATGAGGACATTCGGGCTAAAATTTGCAAAGGCAAGGTAGGCTCTAAAAATTGGCTCGAAATTCATAAAAAGTGGCACGAAAGAGGTAGGCTAAGTAACGCTACTATGCTATTTGGCCACATAGAAGAGCCTAAACATAGGATAGATCATATGCTTAGAATTCGTGATTTGCAAGATATGACAAATGGATTTAATGCGTTTATTCCGCTTGTGTATCAAAAGGATAATAATTTCATAAAAGTTAGCAAATTTATGGGCTCTGTCGAAATTTTAAAGACTATGGCGATATCGCGTTTGGTTCTTGATAATGTGCCTCATATTAAGGCATACTGGGCGACTTCTACTATAAATTTAGCCATGGTTGCTCAAGAATTTGGAGCTGATGATCTGGACGGAACTATACAAAAAGAGAGCATTCAGAGTGCTGCAGGAGCAAAAAGTGCGAGCGGAATGGACATGACAAACTTTATAGATCTTATCCGAAGCTCAGGACTAACTCCGGTAGAGAGAGATAGTATGTATAACGAGATAAAAGTATATTAA
- a CDS encoding NCS2 family permease: protein MDYFRLKENNTDVKKEFSAGLTTFLTMMYIVPVNAIIMSQAGMPIDALITATALITFFATVFNGIWANTPVAMSVGMGLNAYFTFGLVIGMNMPWQTALGVVFISGIIFFILSFSNFRVWVIKSIPLDLRRAISAGIGTFISFIGLQQMGIIVKNDAVLVGLGNLKDMNVILGLIGLLFVVSFWIWKIKGAFILSIIATSAIAWIFDISPYPTEFFSLPASISPMFLELDIVGAFSLALLPVIVTFFVTDLFDSVGTLAGVGNRAGIFDESNRQGMRKLEKTLEADAIATVAGSLVGVSTTTAFVESASGVEEGGRTGLTAVFCGCLFLLTVFMLPLFKSIPSNAVYPVLVMVGVLMFSELANVNFKDPAIGISAFFIVILMPLTYSITSGLSAGFIAYLMVRLLRREFDQINFGVIVLALIGLIVFLVH, encoded by the coding sequence GTGGATTATTTTAGGTTAAAAGAAAATAATACCGACGTTAAAAAAGAGTTTAGCGCCGGTCTTACGACATTTTTGACGATGATGTATATCGTGCCTGTAAACGCTATTATTATGAGTCAGGCTGGTATGCCTATAGATGCGCTTATAACTGCGACTGCACTTATTACATTCTTTGCTACTGTATTTAACGGAATATGGGCAAATACACCTGTGGCAATGAGTGTGGGAATGGGATTAAATGCTTATTTTACATTCGGTCTTGTTATTGGCATGAATATGCCGTGGCAGACGGCTCTTGGTGTGGTTTTTATATCTGGAATTATATTTTTTATACTATCTTTTTCAAATTTTAGAGTCTGGGTCATTAAGTCTATTCCGCTTGATCTTAGACGTGCAATAAGTGCCGGAATAGGAACTTTTATAAGCTTTATCGGGCTTCAGCAGATGGGCATCATAGTTAAAAATGACGCTGTCTTAGTCGGGCTTGGAAATTTAAAAGATATGAATGTAATTTTGGGACTGATAGGACTTCTTTTTGTTGTATCTTTTTGGATATGGAAGATTAAAGGAGCATTTATATTATCCATTATAGCCACATCTGCTATTGCTTGGATATTTGATATTTCGCCTTATCCGACCGAGTTTTTTTCGCTTCCGGCATCTATTTCTCCGATGTTTTTAGAACTTGATATTGTAGGTGCTTTTTCATTGGCTTTATTACCTGTTATAGTTACTTTCTTCGTTACCGATCTTTTTGACTCAGTTGGTACATTGGCTGGAGTTGGTAATAGGGCTGGAATATTTGATGAAAGTAATCGGCAAGGTATGAGAAAACTAGAAAAGACTCTTGAGGCAGATGCTATAGCGACAGTTGCAGGCTCTTTGGTAGGAGTTAGTACCACCACGGCTTTTGTAGAAAGCGCAAGTGGTGTGGAAGAGGGCGGAAGAACTGGCCTTACGGCGGTATTTTGCGGATGTTTATTTTTGCTTACAGTATTTATGCTTCCTCTCTTTAAATCGATACCTTCAAACGCGGTATATCCTGTGCTTGTAATGGTTGGAGTGCTTATGTTTAGCGAACTTGCTAATGTCAATTTCAAAGATCCAGCAATCGGTATTTCGGCATTTTTTATAGTAATTTTAATGCCTCTTACATATTCTATTACAAGCGGTTTATCTGCAGGATTTATAGCGTATTTGATGGTTAGGCTTTTAAGACGTGAGTTTGATCAAATTAACTTCGGTGTTATAGTCCTTGCTCTTATTGGTTTGATAGTATTTTTAGTTCATTAA
- a CDS encoding phosphoribosyltransferase, which yields MIYYGYEEFEKDIKALAKEVRDEFNPDVILAIARGGLTLGHSLAVALNKRNLFTLNSIHYEDTKKLDTIEIFNIPDLSKFTKILLVDDIIDTGESIVEIKRQLLKIYPHIDIKIASVFYKTKALLLPDFKIKEAHEWVEFFWDVHI from the coding sequence ATGATATATTACGGATATGAGGAATTTGAAAAAGATATTAAGGCTTTGGCAAAAGAGGTAAGGGATGAATTTAATCCGGATGTAATTTTGGCTATTGCTAGAGGTGGTCTTACATTAGGACACTCTTTGGCTGTTGCTCTTAATAAACGCAATCTTTTCACTTTAAATTCTATCCATTACGAGGATACGAAAAAGCTTGATACGATTGAAATTTTCAATATCCCTGACCTTTCTAAATTTACTAAAATTTTGCTAGTTGACGATATTATAGATACTGGTGAGAGTATAGTTGAGATTAAGAGGCAGCTCTTAAAAATTTATCCTCATATAGATATTAAAATCGCATCAGTGTTTTATAAAACAAAGGCTCTGTTGTTGCCTGATTTTAAGATAAAAGAGGCGCATGAGTGGGTTGAATTTTTCTGGGATGTTCATATATAA
- a CDS encoding ArnT family glycosyltransferase — protein MAGVLSRFFVSVFGQNDYALRLPFLISHIISIVLLYKISKSILKRKFDRVISVLIFIFLPGVTASAILVNDAGIVIMLALLGIYLYQIKQTVAFYLVLVLLAFASDSFLVYFIALFIYGIYTKDGQIAWLSAILFSVCLSIYGFDTGGKPRGYFLDTISIFAAVFSPFVFIYFVYCTYRIWVKEQKNLLWFVVITSFCLCLVASIRQRLEIEDFLPFCVIATPLMVRVFLNSYRVRLPIFRKSYKFMTSFVAFSLIASFVFVLFNEIFYIYAKNPKKHFAYKYHIAKELSIKLKEMDIKNVQTDEKLALRLKFYGIEHGKTKLINLDLKDNYANIAMEKFGKPIAKFKLIQEDI, from the coding sequence ATGGCTGGAGTTTTATCTAGATTTTTTGTATCTGTTTTTGGTCAAAATGACTACGCCTTAAGATTGCCTTTTCTGATTTCTCATATAATCAGTATAGTTTTACTTTATAAAATTTCAAAATCTATATTAAAACGCAAATTTGATCGAGTAATAAGTGTTTTGATCTTTATATTTTTACCAGGAGTAACTGCATCCGCAATACTTGTAAATGATGCAGGCATAGTTATAATGCTTGCATTGCTTGGTATATATCTTTATCAGATCAAGCAAACTGTAGCGTTTTATCTTGTTTTGGTTTTGCTTGCTTTTGCTAGCGACTCTTTCCTTGTATATTTTATTGCTCTTTTTATATATGGAATTTATACAAAAGATGGCCAGATTGCGTGGCTATCGGCTATTTTGTTTAGTGTATGTTTATCTATATACGGCTTTGATACAGGTGGCAAGCCAAGAGGATATTTTCTAGATACAATAAGTATATTTGCTGCCGTATTTTCGCCGTTTGTATTTATATATTTTGTATATTGCACGTATAGAATTTGGGTTAAAGAGCAAAAAAATTTGCTTTGGTTTGTTGTGATAACGTCTTTTTGTCTGTGTCTTGTTGCATCTATAAGGCAAAGACTTGAGATTGAAGATTTTTTACCTTTTTGTGTAATAGCAACTCCTCTTATGGTAAGAGTTTTTTTAAACTCATATCGAGTTAGGCTACCAATTTTTAGAAAAAGCTATAAATTTATGACCTCATTTGTTGCTTTTTCTTTGATTGCGAGCTTTGTTTTTGTATTGTTTAATGAAATTTTTTATATATATGCCAAAAATCCTAAAAAACATTTTGCTTATAAGTATCATATTGCAAAAGAACTTTCAATAAAGCTCAAAGAAATGGATATTAAAAATGTTCAAACCGATGAAAAATTGGCACTTAGGCTTAAATTTTATGGAATAGAACATGGTAAAACAAAACTTATAAATTTAGATTTAAAAGATAATTATGCTAATATAGCTATGGAAAAATTTGGCAAACCTATTGCTAAATTTAAACTCATTCAGGAAGATATATGA
- a CDS encoding prepilin-type N-terminal cleavage/methylation domain-containing protein: protein MRKAFTMLELVIVIIVIGILAVMAIPRLERDNLAEAVDQIVSHIRYTQHLAMQDNKFDPSEKDWHKKRWSIAFNEVNVCGSKEWRYSIYIDKSVSGNLNSENEVAKDPQNPIKYMSAGWSGGESYCKNITPKFNIGKTFGIQEVKFSDACKDVQTISFDEFGRPMLSVSTTKTGGGVGGAERGYDRILKFGDICKITFATQKKSAEITIAPETGFVSVKYN, encoded by the coding sequence ATGAGAAAAGCTTTTACTATGCTTGAGCTGGTTATTGTTATTATTGTAATAGGAATTTTGGCTGTTATGGCAATACCAAGACTTGAGCGTGACAATCTCGCCGAAGCCGTTGATCAAATAGTATCTCATATAAGATACACTCAACATCTTGCTATGCAGGATAATAAATTTGATCCTAGCGAAAAAGATTGGCATAAAAAAAGATGGAGTATAGCATTCAATGAAGTAAATGTTTGCGGTTCTAAAGAATGGAGATATAGTATATATATAGATAAAAGTGTAAGTGGAAATTTGAATTCTGAAAACGAAGTTGCAAAAGATCCACAGAATCCGATTAAATATATGAGCGCAGGTTGGAGTGGAGGTGAATCTTATTGTAAAAATATCACTCCTAAATTTAATATAGGAAAAACTTTTGGTATACAAGAGGTTAAATTTTCTGATGCATGCAAGGATGTTCAGACTATATCTTTTGATGAATTCGGAAGACCTATGCTATCCGTAAGCACTACAAAAACCGGAGGAGGTGTAGGAGGTGCTGAAAGAGGATATGATAGGATTTTGAAATTTGGAGATATCTGTAAAATAACTTTTGCTACACAAAAAAAATCAGCAGAAATCACTATAGCTCCAGAAACTGGATTTGTATCGGTTAAATATAATTAA